The following proteins are co-located in the Calliphora vicina chromosome 2, idCalVici1.1, whole genome shotgun sequence genome:
- the Amacr gene encoding alpha-methylacyl-CoA racemase produces MPLKGIKVLEFAGLAPAPFCGKILADFGAKVTVIDRVPDNQFNCMNHGKRVLAINLKKPQGQNLARKLCKTQDVLIEPFRPGVMEKMNLGPEILCKDNPGLIYARLTGFGQTGRLAPRAGHDINYAAISGVLSMLGRKGEKPLPPINILADFAGGSLMCAFGICLALLERHRSGRGQIVDSAMVDGAAYVASWLYLSRNIPAVWEGKERGTNWLDGGAFYYDTYETKDGKYMSVGALEPQFFELFKKHLGLPKLSQFVSQDQEKEAAKADITAAFLQKTQSEWTAMFEDIDACVYPILDWRDVMQHDHNKMRESFVKLDDNLIAPKPAPRLSRSPGKLSTRSSNSPEAIEEAANVLGDLKLSPVELEELVNDRVLILPQPSAKL; encoded by the exons ATGCCTTTGAAGGGGATAAAAGTATTGGAATTTGCTGGTTTGGCACCAGCACcattttgtggaaaaattttAGCAGACTTCGGAGCAAAGGTCACAGTTATTGATAGG gTTCCCGACAATCAATTTAATTGCATGAACCATGGCAAACGTGTTTTAGCTATTAATCTTAAAAAGCCACAAGGTCAAAACTTGGCTAGGAAATTGTGTAAAACCCAAGATGTTCTTATAGAACCATTTCGACCGGGCGTTATGGAAAAAATGAACTTGGGACCAGAAATTTTATGCAAAGATAATCCTGGTCTGATATATGCCCGCTTAACAGGTTTTGGACAAACTGGACGTTTGGCACCTCGTGCTGGCCATGATATTAATTATGCTGCCATCTCGGGAGTACTGTCTATGTTGGGTCGTAAAGGTGAAAAACCTTTACCACCCATTAACATTCTTGCCGACTTTGCTGGTGGCAGTTTAATGTGTGCCTTTGGTATTTGTTTAGCTTTGCTGGAACGTCATCGTTCTGGACGTGGTCAAATTGTTGACTCCGCCATGGTTGATGGTGCAGCCTATGTAGCAAGTTGGTTGTATTTGTCGCGGAATATACCGGCAGTATGGGAGGGTAAAGAACGTGGCACTAATTGGCTGGATGGTGGCGCTTTTTACTATGATACCTATGAAACTAAAGATGGCAAATATATGTCGGTGGGTGCTTTAGAACCTCAATTCTTCGagctttttaaaaaacactTGGGTCTACCTAAACTTTCACAGTTTGTCAGCCAAGACCAGGAGAAGGAGGCAGCAAAGGCTGACATTACAGCGGCTTTTCTGCAAAAAACTCAATCGGAATGGACTGCCATGTTTGAAGATATAGATGCTTGTGTGTATCCTATTTTAGATTGGCGTGACGTTATGCAACATGATCATAACAAGATGCGTGAATCTTTTGTAAAGTTAGATGATAATCTTATAGCTCCAAAACCGGCACCACGTCTAAGTCGTAGTCCGGGTAAATTAAGCACTCGTTCAAGTAACTCACCGGAAGCCATAGAGGAAGCGGCCAATGTTTTAGGAGATTTAAAACTTAGTCCGGTTGAATTAGAAGAATTGGTAAATGATCGAGTGTTGATTTTGCCACAGCCATCAgcgaaattgtaa